The sequence CGTTCaaatggttgcatggcttactaacaATTACGTTTACTCTGTCAAGACCTAGTTCTACGacacactctctacaaattcattgttgagggtcttttgggccagaatcgcTCGCTTGCTGGGCTTGGGCCTCAAAATTTGTCCCTTACAATATGAATATGTTTAAtggaaatagaataaaattatatgaaattagTTTATATTTGATTCTAATATACTGTAGAAAAAGTTTGTATTATATTATGCTATTTGTAAATGAATCTGTATTTTTagtggtgattttttttaataatatatgtatTATACATGTACTATACATGTACTATTATTTCtctgttttttgtatttttctaccaaatttttgaaatgtaCTTTTCTTAAAGACACTAAATTATATTCATCCATATATTTACCATATTGTACACGTACCTTATTTTACTAAGTATGCTTATAGCAAACAAAGCCTTGAACTTATAGAATAGATTAaactattatattatatagtaaaaattGGGTTATAGTAGTTCAGGTCACATACTgtacccatcaaaaaaaaaaaaaatagtcacatACTGTGATTATTTTATCTTTACACTACATGATAccttttattacaaaatttggTAATTTACATAATTACCATTACCATTTAGTTTGGGTGATTAAAATACATGTCATCAATGAGTCATTaatattaattgaaaataacgacttagtgtgcatttgggtgtaaatgaaaaatgaaaattctttcactattcagcttatttttgctactattcatggacctcattgcactttttgatactattcatgggtatcactatattatttcaattgatttttacctttatctacaatactttcagtaataatttttcaatttcagcaaaataagcggtatccaaacacacccttagagTATCAGTAGTTCAACTGGCACCTACTGAGCTCAAATTCCATCACCTCCAACTATCAATttatcaacccaaaaaaaaaaaattacataaaatgtgactaatttttattattgttctatttttcttatattaactTGTATATATTTAGATATGTAAAGTGATgtttaaaatttctattatttgaaatttattaaatttttatatgtttcataatttttaagACTCTATCAGtataatctataatttttaaataaaaaatcacgaTCTAACATAGTAACatgtttacaaaatatttatattttataaagtgattgaatgaagaaaatatatatattacgaGTTATGTAAAAACTAATTTAgtgtaaatattttctttatagaTGAGAAAATACCTTATGTTAAATTGTGTGTgttattctttatatataatatatatatatatatatataatttgaccTCTGAAGATGATAAGAAGGTGGTCATCAATGCAATGGTGGATATTAGCGTCGGGGATAAAAAAGTTTCCCCTCCAACAAATAAGATTTATATTGGGTTGGAGGATTTAAACCGACACTTGACGATGGGCTTGATGCATGGCCCAAAGGCTATTAATGAAGATCCAAAGAATTCATTGTATTTTATGCCTTGGCCTAGAATGGCCCATAAACAATCCCTATAACAGACACGTTAGGATGTTTAAAAAACATATTGTAATAAATAGCCCAacaataaaatgtttttgcaaaaaatgaCTCAGAGGTAAGGTGTTTCTGCAGAAAATAGCCCAGCGGTAAAGTAAGATAAAACATGATAAACCTTCAGCTATTAGCTATTTCACAGATTAAGAAAAATATCTACACTTTCAGACTCATCATCCGTTAGCTCTGGAGAAGAGTCTTCTAATACAACAATAGGAGGGGAAAAATTTTATAGTAACAGTTACATCATAACTATTAATAGTaaatgaataagtaaatatCATGGGTTCCATTATAACAAATAATGAGGAAAACTTAGAgtgagatgaagggagagagagagatcccagcTAGCGCAGCAAGATCATTATGGCGCCAAGACATGCTCGTGAATATAGTGAGTAATGAGGAACATTCCAGGTAGTATGAGAGGGGGAGTGTGTATAATAAAGCTGTTGGGACTTTCTACTGGGGGTATATAAATGTTTATGAGTGGAACTATAAGGAGTGTTTGTAAGCTAGGAGCTGGGGAACTTTGTTTTTAAGTTTGAAATTAAGAACTCAATGACTTTTTTCAGGGCTTAAAGAAGGCTTAAATAGAGAGGTTAAGGAAGAGTCCTTTCTTGGTGTGTATCTTAAAGTGTCTTAGTGTGTCTTCCTCCCCTGAAGCATTAATGGAGAGTTCCTTTTATATCTGGTTTTTAGGGGGGTCATTAGCAAATAATCTCTGCTAAATCTTTTTCAATCTTCAGAAAATCTTTAGAGAATCGTTCCTAGGATTTTAGCTAAGAGTGGTAAGCTCAACTTTTAGAAGGTTCTTATTGTTTTAGGAAATAACAGCTGAGATTCTGACTTAACATTGAATGTTAATTGACCTTGGCTAATGGGATTAGAGCATGCAttaggctaatgatcttggttATGCTGCTGCTAGAATCAGAACTCCCTAGGGCAGATTGTATCACCCCAAGCTAGGTGTCAATCTTGGAGCCCTTGCTGGGATCTCTTtgatgccctccaaaccacatttccctaagtttccccatttggggttcatgtgcttggttcatgaaccaaagaatatatgtttttagtatgaaaatgaaTTGATTTCAAGTTGTTTCAGGAGCTTTAATGGTCTGGTCATGGCTGCTCCTAGTTTTTGACCGAATGGGTtagagaagaaagaagggacAGCTGGCTGAAACTTCCCAGCTTTCTGTCACGTCACCTTCAGCTTTATGTCACATGAGAAATGATGGAATTTCAGTTTGTGAAGGAAAGGTTTAACACCTGATGGATACGTGTCCTCTTCTGATCTGATTGGACAAGTTAGGACTTGATAGGAATGGGCTCTAGCTGTTTAGTTGTACTGAAATTTGGTTGGTCAGTTCACGTGATCTCCAGTTGCTAGAATTTGTGTGTGAGCTGGGCTGGCTCAGTTGGGCTTTATAGTTAAGCTTCTTTGGGCTTGGTTGTCCctacaaaatgaatagttttgTCATGGGTAATATACAtgggtttttataaattttgtaagagagGTATTTATCGAGggatgaatatttatatttaCTATGAGTGAGGGATTTAGTATATGTAAAACAAgtgtcaaaataatatttgagttttgtaaatatgtaccaaaatagcctttgggctttatgaaatagttgccaaaataatatttgggctttataaaatagtgccaaattagtatttgggttttgtaaaataagtgttaaattaatatttgggctttgtaaaataatgccaaattagcatttgagctttgtaggattttgtaaaaattatgcCGTATAGCAACGGACTTTTAGAGGTGTCGTATCGTAACGAGTTTTAAATATGTTGTATCATAACGGGTTTTAGAGTTGCCGTATCGTAACGAGTTTTAAAGATGTCGTATCATAATGGGCTTTAGAGATGTCGTATCGTAACGGGCTTTAGAGTGTCATATCGTAGCGAGCTTTAGAGGGAGTTTTGTTATGCCTTTTGGATTTTTCCCGCAAGGTAAATGCTTTTAGGTTTTTTATAGAGATGGTATAATTTTGTGGCTCAATATGGTAGCAATATGGTAagtatttttgtgaaaacccaagttggataatatgtgggatataatgggtaatatttgtgagaggGTCCAAGGCAAATTATGGGCTTGTGAATGGAATATTTGTAAAGGCCCAAtaacatgaaaaatatttgggtaatatatatGGGGAATATTTATGTGagctcaaaataatttataaacttatgTGAATATTTTTGTGAGTTGACTAATAAAATTAAGACCCAAAAATTTGTACCTCAGCAATTAGAATCTTAGTTCATTCTAGTCTTGATTCTAATAATTTGTTTAATGGATTcatataaagaaacaaaattgtaGCTAGATGGCCACTTAGAGTGTAATGTGTTTTGTTTAGGACAcgatttcttttcaaaaaaacagaaaacaaaaaccagaAATAACAATAAATGAGAACAACGAGCACATCCAAATGAGAGACCATGATTTAACTTGgaaaacacacccaaaaaataaaaataaaaaataaaaaatcaggaGGGTGGAATTGTATCCTCTACGGTAGGATCCACCTCCTGTGCAACATCATCAGCATCATCACCGTGCATTTGATCAAGAATAAGCACCAATCCCATAGCGAAAGCACTATCAAAGCCAGGCTTGAGACACAACAAAAGGACATCCTTCCCAAGCATCACATTAGTTGAGGGGTCCACTTTTCGTTTGATCTCAACCACAGGATCCCTACATGAATTGTCCATCATTTTACAGCATCGATGGGTGAAAGAGCCCTCGATGTGATACTCCTCTTCAGGATCACCGTGAACCTCTACAACCAGGCCCGACCGTCTGATTATGGATGATCTGCATAGACTGAAAATTGGTTCCTGATGTTCTGCTTTCTCCCCTATGTGTCCTTCCCAACGTTGATGAAGGCTTGGTTTCTATTCCAAAACACCCTCTCATTCATCAGTACACTTACAACAGTATACACATTACAATtgatttgatagttacaataataTGAGACGAGGatttagattttgattttgctcGCCGATTATGTCATTAAGCTACAATACTCTTGACATTTGTGTTCGTATCTCACAAAAAGGATGAACTAGTCGTGGTAACAATTATCAAGGGTGCTTGGACTTAACTTTGTCTAATTACTTTTTAATCATATAATTCAAAAAGAATGCTTCTTTAATACAATCTAAGAGCACTGCTTTTGAGCACATACGAAGAAAAGTAAAGAGCTATGCTAGTGCCACATAATGTGGCACAAGCATTATTCAAAAGTAAATATTGTGCAGTTCGTTCGCTTGCAGGGCAAGCAAGGTTCTTAGAGAATGAAGTGGTTTGATTGGAAGAAACATCCTAGTGTATTGCAGAATTAATCCAGGATGATATGTGGTAGTTTTGTAATGGTTTGCTATCATTAATGAAACTATATAATCCGCTTTCTTTTAAAAAGAGAGAACGTAAAAAGAATTTCAAGTTATTAAGGTAGCAAGTTGAAATTGGgaaatcatttttatatagACCAGTTGATTTCATGACTATTTTTTGTATGCACCAATCACAATAAAACgtcaattgttaaaattattatgtGCGGCTAGACTTATTGTAAAGTAAAATCCATTATaaaatattcagccaaaaaaaatatacacatgAAATCTATgctcattttttaatatattgacataaaattttttgtttttttttgggtaatgttaaatatagtgtaaaaataaattggtgtGATTGTGTGTAAAGTGTAAATTGTGTAATGGTTAAAATTTGTCTGTTTTAAGTATTGCAACTCAttactaaaactaaaaaaatgtatttctACTTATTGCATATTTTTATGCCAAATTCACAAAAGTCAGGATTgtgaaaaaacaaaagtaattcAATACTTATAGGCTTATAGCAATTTGCTTTACTTCTGATAATAGCCTATATTTTCTAAATAGCAGCTAGCAATAACTATAAGCTCAAAAAACCTATCAAACAGACCAACCGAAACAGTGGTGAGTAGTAACTAGTAACCAACCTTTCGAAGAAGAGTGAGGAGGCATTTTCCAGAAGAATCCATGAGAACAAGTTCATCTTTGGGTGTTGATTCGGGACCATACGAATCGAAGCGGTACAGAACCTCTCCGTGGAGATCGTAGACGATGAAGCCATCACCGGGGAAGAACACTGAGGTCTTGTGGACTGTGAGATGGGTCTCTTCAGGGAAGCAGAATTTCTCATCCACTATTACAACCTTATTATTCATATTCCTCACTCTTGGAATCGCAAGATTCGCAGCAcagcataaataaataaaaattggtagAAATACACAGGTTTCAAGTGGCCGGTGTCAATTAAAGGGGCATGGAGATGAGCTGTGGGTGTACTGTGGCCCTTTTTTTCTTGCGACAGTTAAGGTCCAAGATATAATCAATTCTAGTattctagtatttttttttttttttttaacggtTCTTCTAGTATGAACGTGCATTGCTGGCACACTTGGACATATCTTACTTAATACACTTACCATTTTTTATTACCTGTTTAATATGTGTCAAACTATGTGGTACTCCtcaaaaaaaatgatgtggtactaaatgtttttcttttgtaaattttagtCTGACGGCtgaatatataaaagatttagggttcaatacataaaaaatcaattgatattttagtttgataataaaaaatacaatttttgtaaaaacaGACACTAtgagttaaaattttataaaataaaataaaacaaacttttatttttttaatgttaaattgCAAATGAGTCATGACACAAGTGTCAGAGCCTACAAGTTGCTACATGATGAAGTGCAAATTATCAGTCTTTGTAAGTGTGTCCAGATGGAGTTGAGTCATCGTCTGTGTTCCTGCAAATATGGTAAGATGGCTCCCTCAAGGTGGTTACCGGTATGGTGCCTACCACAACGTCTCCAATGCCAAAGTTAGTACAAGGAAACCTTTAGAGAATAACACAGAATATTAGAGTAACTATGAGTGATTTTAGATGTGTCTATGTACCTTGTGTTGGTGTTGTGAGGGGTTTATATATGTTTCCACTCCTCCTAGCCGTTGTGGCTATTATTATAGTTTTAATACCTATCTTGGTAACGCTTTATGCTTAGTAATATAGGCTTTGATGGGCCTTCAACGGTCTATAGAGTTGGTCCTGTAACCGTCCGAGACATTATTGGCTGCATTGAATGGCTTTCTTACCTTCGTTAGTGATGTGGACTCATTGACGGAGATATTTGATTATCTCGTCTGAGACAAAGGGCTTATCGGTCTCATCACTACAAGTTCTTGGATTTGGTATGGAtggaaaaatatttgtttatgttagttcatttaaaaaataagacaaGTTTAAATTAAATCTAGATTCAATtattcattctaaaaaaaaaagattttattattaaataaatcaaacacaaatatatcagtTTGtccattcaaaaattattgagtataaaactcaaattaaatatatgtaATTGGCTAAAATATTGTATTCGTTCTAAACTTTGcatgaatttcatttttcattcataatcttaaaaaaaaaaaattgtccttaaattgttttaaatttttatataatattttaaggCAAAAACTGGAacaaaaatgaactttttttttcttcaattgttaggattttttttttttaaatcttttgaaagtttagcaaaagtataaaattttcaataatttaagaacaaaaaaaaatgatcttttaaagtttaaaggaaaaaaaaatgaaattcatggAAACTATTGTggtgaaaacaatattttaccctatacacatacacacacaataTTGGATGgtataagtttgtaaataatttaattaggTTTCAAATcagatataatttattgataatataaaattccatttaataataaaagtattttattttaataatacaaTGTTGGTAAatctaatcaattttttattagttgaaAATCTCTCTATCTAAGTAGAtcaaagaatataataaattataatttattcatTACTAATATgggattttatatttttaaggataaaaaactcttacttaaaaaaaaatggcgtTGACTATACATGGGAAGAGAATAAGTTGATAATAatgtggaaagaaaaaaaagaaaaagaatagaaaaaaaaaaaaatcttgtttcGTACCATCACTATGTGAGATTGCATGACCCATCGGCCATCCGCCATCACATCTCATACGATAGTatgaaagaatataaaaaactagTGTGGGAATATcatgtccaattttttttttttttttttggctgaaagaaTATTATGTCCAATTTTCAAAGGTTTCTATGAAACTATTATATAATTGTGCCAACTGCCAAGTAATAAAGGAAAGCATTATTATTAATCTTGTTGCTTTTCTGATGTCTTATTACTTGATTAGGTGCTTGGGTTTGTCTTAGAAAGAAACTACTAGACAGATAAAGTTTTCGTTATTTtcttattgtatatatatagaccGGCCCCCACACAACAAGAGATCAGATCTCCAAGATAAAACCCACTTTTTAATTCTTGGTAATCATAAAGTTCAATTGCATATATTCTTTTTCCCCCTTATGAATATAGCTATTATTAACAGTCAACAGTCTTGTATTTCAATATCATCCCATACATAACAACCCTTATTCGAATCTCCTCCATGGCTGAATTGGCAAATTCTTCCTTTAAAATCCTAAAACCTCTAACACttttatcaaacaaaaacttattttgttttatttttcttatattgtgTGCTTCTAAATTTTATGGAACTTCTTTGGGATGGAATTAAACTATTAGAGCAATTACATCAGCCCGTGCAAAAGACTCagtctattttacacaaaaatctactttttctatttttttttttttttgagaacctactttttctattttacactatcacttttacaaaacacccacatcagtttatctattgtacacatttttttattaaaataatatttttcctcacttttttattattttccaccAACCCCTACCTAACCCTTCTTTTTCCTCCTAATACACCCCCTTTTTCTTCAAACCATTTTTATCTCTATCTccgcctctctttcttctccttccttttttttttttttttttttaagaatcttttTCCTTCCTCTTCTCCATCAACCCATCACAACCACTCCATCAAGACCCTTCTTTTTCCTCTGAATACACCCCCTTTTTCTTCACACCATCCTTATCTCTATCTccgcctctctttcttctccttcttctttttttttttttttgagaatctttttctttcctcttctctGTCAACCCATTACAAGCACTCCATCAACACTGATCTCCATCAAAACCGATCTccattgttaggacatatgtgtttaacttgttaggaacatatggcactactttatgtaattggcttatccttttacaaaacgcactttacttgtatttgggtagatttaggatgtgtttaaatacttcaaaaaaccatgtttcaagatcaagtgttgaaaccttcaagtctgtccaagaaaacaagctaatggtgcaaattcattaaagctcgacagctgcatctatcgagtttaagaaagctgttcaaagccCCGTGTGCTCGATACCTGCtcaacagctgctcgacacctcatatctgttgaggtttaagaatttcagaattctaatatgattttctcGGAATccatgaatatgtctttgggctttcttttctcctaaccctagacatataaaaggattgttttaagggccataAAATaattcacaagttgcacaaacattgagcaaactctgctcaagcaaattgtgaccggagacgaaattcttgccctagttcatctctttctcttgaagaaattgctgtgtatgtgcaccgtagggttttgtgaccaagcaccttcttaatcttcatcgtgtggatgaactaaaaaattttgcaaccaacaatcttcttagttagtgattgaagttgcgtactaggatccacgcaattggttagtcacgtacttgggagtcgtgcttcagaaaggggaactgtcatcacagaacaagtccaattgggtattggggtaagggttcaactgtaggttggtaaggtacttaggattcctttacttataactgcttgttgtgataatagtggagtttcgggagtggtgacctgaaaatcacccagtggagTTTTTACCgttaggttttctccattcgtaaataaatcaccgtgttatttattttccgctgcataattagtttattagtgatttttttgtgctaccacgcgtttgcatgataaattgattaattaataacttgactaattaattaattaatttctatcacaatgggtcatttagtttgtggcctatcatcCATCAACATTGACCTCCATTAACACTGATCTCCGTCAACCCATCACCGATCTCCATCAACACCAATCCACATCAACCCATCATCGATCTCCATCAACACCGATCCACATCAACCCATCATCGATCTCCATCAACACCGATCCACATCACCGATCCAAACCGCCTCTCCAATCCATGATCCATGATCACCGATCACCGATCCAACGATTTTGTTCCAgtggttgatttttttgttgattttgtggttgattttttatttttatagttgatttttgattttgtgtttgtgggagCGTGTGTATCAGAGGAAGAAAGAACATGAGAGGGAGGGTTAGTTTTGcagatggagaagagagaggaaaaaaaaaaggagcgaataaaaaattattaaaatattaaatgcacaTGCTACAGTAACTATGCATATATACATGGTTACTGTAGcaattgtgcatttatgcacaattttacacccactgatgtgggtgtttttttgctcaaaatgtataaaatcagttagttttttcattttgcaCAACTTTGCACAGACTGATGTAATTGCTCTTAGATTGTATACTCAATACTGTAATTGAGATTATTATGAAATATACGCTCCgtttgtttcagcattaacattttctagaaaattgttcatttttcaaatagcattttctaaaaaactctcattttccaatgtttggtaacaaccttgaaaatgaacttgagaatgttttctagtgtttggtatgcaattttttaaatatatttcttgtataatttaaaacatgtatattatgtaaaccaactaatgtaatcattataaataaaaaaccaaaagtgaatttggttttcatactaaaattttgataatagatacaatcaaaattaattagttgtcaaattttcataatCTCTACCACTCATTTTGCTCATATATATGGATAGTAACGCACATAcgcacatacacacacatatacatcaaccatttatctatatatatatatatatatatatttgacaggggaatacattttcaataagtataaataacaataacttttaattgtctaCTCTTTTTGTTGGTATACTAATTGTCTACTATGGACTGTGGTCAACCACAAGTCTtcaatattactctaaattaGGTATTTACATAATGTATTACATAATATATCATTACTACATAGTATATACATAAAGTATCttccaacaaaaaaagtatttgccAACAAATCAATTCccctaaacaattatcattcattatataacaatattattagtccaAGGTAAAAATTGTcccatgtaaaagcaatttagagcaatataggtactatgtttaaattttttatcttt is a genomic window of Quercus lobata isolate SW786 chromosome 2, ValleyOak3.0 Primary Assembly, whole genome shotgun sequence containing:
- the LOC115957107 gene encoding protein LURP-one-related 5-like; amino-acid sequence: MNNKVVIVDEKFCFPEETHLTVHKTSVFFPGDGFIVYDLHGEVLYRFDSYGPESTPKDELVLMDSSGKCLLTLLRKKPSLHQRWEGHIGEKAEHQEPIFSLCRSSIIRRSGLVVEVHGDPEEEYHIEGSFTHRCCKMMDNSCRDPVVEIKRKVDPSTNVMLGKDVLLLCLKPGFDSAFAMGLVLILDQMHGDDADDVAQEVDPTVEDTIPPS